From one Desulfurobacterium thermolithotrophum DSM 11699 genomic stretch:
- a CDS encoding UDP-N-acetylmuramoyl-L-alanyl-D-glutamate--2,6-diaminopimelate ligase: MKLKKLLNHIGISYEGIDLEILSITDDSREVIPGSLFFAITGFSTDGNKFIPEAIKKGAVAVISDNAEVVKLYSKKYKVPFIYVKDIREKEALIVSKFFGEPSKKLKVIGVTGTNGKTTTSYIIYNVLNKLGHKTAIIGTVEYGTPYKRKAASRTTPSSLEYNKLLREFLDQKIEFVVSEVSSHGLELHRVTGIKFEGAIFTNLTQDHLDFHKDIYGYFLSKEKLFFLTKSISVINIDDPFGKVLSGLRAIFPCELITYGKNGKVKIENVENKKFGSEITLRLENKRYVIKTNLKGEYNAYNVAAAFSLLVSLGFKAEEIKDLFESIKVPGRLEEVVENVFIDYAHTPDALEKVLTVLSQIKKGKLITVFGCGGDRDREKRPFMGKVAEKFSDRVIITNDNPRSEEPSKIIEDILSGIENREKVIVIPNRKEAIFKALEEKRGNDIVLIAGKGHENYQIIGNKKIHFSDREVVESFYESRRSCKDS; encoded by the coding sequence GTGAAGCTTAAGAAACTTTTAAATCATATTGGAATTTCTTATGAAGGAATCGATTTAGAGATATTGAGCATTACAGATGATTCCCGGGAAGTTATTCCGGGTTCCCTTTTCTTTGCTATTACCGGATTTTCTACTGATGGTAATAAGTTTATTCCTGAGGCTATAAAAAAAGGAGCTGTCGCTGTTATTTCAGATAATGCCGAAGTAGTAAAACTTTACTCTAAAAAGTACAAAGTACCTTTTATTTATGTTAAGGATATTAGAGAAAAGGAAGCTCTTATTGTTTCAAAATTCTTTGGTGAACCTTCAAAAAAATTAAAGGTAATTGGAGTAACTGGTACAAATGGAAAAACAACTACTTCTTACATTATATATAACGTTTTGAACAAATTAGGGCATAAGACAGCAATAATAGGAACTGTAGAATACGGTACTCCCTATAAAAGAAAGGCTGCAAGTAGAACGACACCTTCTTCTTTAGAATATAATAAACTCTTAAGAGAATTTTTAGACCAAAAAATAGAGTTTGTAGTATCCGAAGTTTCTTCTCACGGTCTTGAACTTCATAGAGTTACAGGAATTAAATTTGAAGGAGCAATTTTTACAAATCTTACTCAGGATCACTTAGACTTTCACAAAGACATCTACGGTTACTTTCTCTCTAAGGAAAAACTTTTTTTCCTTACAAAAAGTATCTCAGTTATAAACATAGATGACCCATTTGGGAAAGTTTTGTCTGGATTGAGAGCTATTTTTCCGTGTGAACTTATAACATATGGAAAAAATGGAAAAGTAAAGATAGAGAATGTAGAAAATAAAAAGTTTGGAAGTGAAATTACCTTAAGGTTAGAAAATAAAAGATACGTAATTAAAACTAACTTAAAAGGAGAATACAACGCTTACAACGTTGCGGCTGCTTTTTCTCTTCTTGTTTCTCTTGGTTTTAAAGCAGAGGAAATAAAAGATTTATTCGAGAGTATTAAAGTTCCTGGAAGACTTGAAGAAGTTGTAGAAAATGTCTTTATCGATTATGCTCATACTCCTGATGCTCTTGAGAAAGTCTTAACAGTACTTTCTCAAATTAAAAAGGGAAAGTTAATAACAGTTTTTGGATGTGGAGGAGATAGAGATAGGGAAAAAAGACCCTTTATGGGAAAGGTTGCAGAAAAATTTTCAGATAGAGTTATAATTACAAATGATAATCCAAGAAGTGAGGAACCTTCAAAGATAATAGAAGACATCCTTTCAGGAATAGAAAATAGAGAAAAAGTTATTGTGATTCCAAATAGAAAAGAAGCTATCTTTAAAGCTTTGGAAGAAAAAAGAGGAAATGACATAGTTTTAATAGCTGGTAAAGGGCATGAAAACTATCAGATTATCGGAAATAAAAAAATACACTTTAGTGATAGAGAGGTTGTAGAAAGTTTCTATGAGAGCAGAAGAAGTTGCAAAGATAGTTAA
- a CDS encoding YtxH domain-containing protein, translated as MKRSSVIFLLGSVLGAGITYLATTKKEEILDKIEELQKQIKESDLPERTRNLVKEISELVNHLLKSGKEHLSEQEKRNILEEVEAKIKKLEETIHKKSEA; from the coding sequence ATGAAGAGAAGTTCAGTAATATTTTTATTAGGAAGTGTTCTTGGAGCAGGAATAACCTATCTTGCAACAACGAAAAAAGAAGAAATTCTTGACAAGATAGAAGAACTTCAGAAACAAATAAAAGAAAGCGATTTACCAGAAAGAACTAGAAATTTAGTAAAAGAAATTTCCGAATTAGTAAATCATCTTCTTAAATCAGGAAAGGAACACTTAAGTGAACAAGAAAAAAGAAACATTTTGGAAGAAGTTGAAGCCAAGATAAAGAAACTTGAGGAGACAATCCATAAGAAAAGTGAAGCTTAA
- a CDS encoding TetR/AcrR family transcriptional regulator gives MKEKILEAAEKVFSEKGFYEAKISKIAELADVSVGTIYRFYKSKEELYGEVIKKKLLEMEKEVERAIEGKEPLEAIKAYVNTVVNFFSKEQDFFEIFMMELGSSFVIDAERFNLSEWYRNYVKKLSKIIEKGIEKEIFKSNLNPEGVFLLISGALANIDYFRLKGFIDMEPNEVKNLVLEVVLRGILNRN, from the coding sequence TTGAAAGAGAAAATTCTTGAAGCTGCTGAAAAGGTATTTTCTGAGAAAGGTTTTTATGAGGCAAAAATCTCAAAAATTGCTGAATTGGCTGACGTTTCTGTAGGAACTATATATAGATTTTATAAGAGTAAAGAAGAGCTCTACGGAGAAGTTATAAAGAAAAAACTTTTAGAAATGGAAAAAGAAGTAGAAAGAGCCATTGAAGGAAAAGAACCGCTAGAAGCTATAAAAGCATATGTTAATACCGTTGTTAACTTCTTTTCTAAAGAACAGGATTTCTTTGAGATATTTATGATGGAGCTCGGAAGTTCATTTGTCATAGATGCAGAAAGATTCAACTTATCTGAGTGGTATAGGAATTATGTTAAAAAACTTTCAAAAATCATTGAAAAAGGAATAGAAAAAGAAATTTTTAAATCAAACTTAAATCCTGAAGGAGTATTTCTTCTTATTTCAGGTGCCCTTGCAAACATTGATTATTTTCGCTTAAAAGGCTTTATAGATATGGAACCAAACGAGGTTAAAAACCTCGTTCTTGAAGTAGTTTTAAGGGGAATACTTAATAGAAATTAA
- the bioA gene encoding adenosylmethionine--8-amino-7-oxononanoate transaminase, whose protein sequence is MKEVTVKDYPIWHPCTQMKDHEKYPLIKIVRGKGIYLYDDKGRKYIDAISSWWVNLFGHSNERLNNALKRQVEKLEHVIFANFVHEPALELTEKLLKVVPKPLSKVFFADNGSSAIEVAMKMSFGYFKNKGEIRNKFVYLDSGYHGETLGALSVCGEKLYSEMYKEIMINNIRVKGPDCFRCPYGKNRNTCDAQCFDFMEEALLKHKNEVCAVLIEPIVQCAGGFKIYSPKYLQKLRKLTKELGIHLIADEIAVGFGRTGKMFACEHAGITPDFMTLSKGLTGGYLPLSVVLTTDEIYDAFYDDYTSLKAFLHSHSYTGNPLACAVAVEVLNIFEEENILEKNKEKYEYLQKRVKERFLNYKFCGEVRYKGFIVAVELVKNRENKEPFDWKKRIGFQIYRKALEKGALLRNLGDIIYFMPPYVIEFDEIDKLVDIAYSATREILDK, encoded by the coding sequence ATGAAGGAGGTTACAGTGAAAGATTATCCAATTTGGCATCCATGTACACAAATGAAAGATCATGAAAAATATCCTCTTATAAAGATTGTTAGAGGCAAAGGGATATACCTTTATGATGATAAAGGAAGAAAATATATTGATGCTATTTCTTCTTGGTGGGTAAATCTATTTGGTCATTCTAATGAAAGATTAAATAATGCTTTAAAAAGACAGGTTGAAAAGCTTGAACATGTCATATTTGCAAACTTTGTTCATGAACCTGCCTTGGAGCTCACAGAGAAACTACTAAAAGTTGTTCCAAAACCTCTTTCAAAGGTTTTCTTTGCTGATAATGGTTCAAGCGCTATAGAAGTAGCAATGAAAATGAGTTTTGGTTATTTCAAAAATAAAGGAGAGATAAGAAACAAATTTGTTTATTTAGATAGTGGATATCATGGAGAAACACTTGGAGCTCTATCAGTATGTGGAGAAAAATTATACAGTGAAATGTACAAAGAAATAATGATTAACAACATCAGAGTAAAGGGTCCTGATTGTTTTAGATGTCCTTATGGAAAAAATAGAAATACCTGTGATGCACAGTGTTTTGATTTTATGGAAGAAGCTTTACTAAAACATAAAAATGAAGTCTGTGCCGTTTTAATTGAACCAATTGTGCAGTGCGCAGGAGGTTTTAAGATATACTCACCAAAATATTTACAGAAATTAAGAAAACTAACAAAAGAACTTGGAATCCATCTCATTGCTGATGAAATTGCCGTTGGTTTTGGAAGAACGGGCAAGATGTTTGCCTGTGAACATGCAGGTATTACTCCCGACTTTATGACTTTGTCAAAAGGACTTACAGGTGGTTATTTACCGTTGTCAGTAGTTTTAACAACTGATGAAATATACGATGCTTTTTATGATGATTATACATCTCTTAAAGCTTTCTTGCATTCACATAGTTATACAGGAAACCCTCTTGCTTGTGCTGTAGCAGTAGAGGTTCTTAATATTTTCGAAGAAGAAAATATTTTGGAAAAGAATAAGGAAAAATATGAGTACCTGCAGAAAAGAGTCAAGGAAAGATTCTTGAATTATAAGTTCTGTGGAGAAGTAAGGTATAAGGGATTTATCGTAGCAGTGGAACTTGTGAAAAATAGGGAAAATAAAGAACCCTTTGATTGGAAAAAGCGGATAGGATTTCAAATTTACAGAAAGGCTCTTGAAAAGGGAGCTCTCCTTAGAAATTTAGGCGATATTATTTACTTTATGCCTCCATACGTTATTGAATTCGATGAGATTGATAAACTTGTAGACATTGCATACAGTGCTACAAGAGAAATACTTGATAAATAA
- a CDS encoding 4Fe-4S binding protein yields the protein MLKVSLFKNRRIYQFLTGILVNFQLLNFFTGRLYTGKLKSIPFPVLNCYACPASVYSCPIGTLAHFMIITKIPLITIGIITAVSTTFGRWICGWICPFGLVQDLLYKIPSMKFNLPKHFVYLKYLMLVLGVILLPLIWKEPYFCMICPTGTLEAGIYWIAVSSMILNMAGSFFLFKLALGSMFLYGSIFIKRPFCRYICPLGALFSIFNKFSIVDFKVDKEKCIECNLCRKSCPVDYPIYKDPNSPTCLRCLNCVKVCKIIDLNYPSFLFKGKESICLKK from the coding sequence ATGCTGAAAGTTTCTCTTTTCAAGAATAGGAGAATTTATCAGTTTCTTACTGGAATTTTGGTAAATTTTCAGCTGTTAAATTTTTTTACAGGTCGTCTTTATACTGGGAAGTTAAAGTCAATTCCATTTCCTGTTTTAAATTGTTATGCCTGTCCGGCTTCTGTTTATTCTTGTCCAATAGGAACACTTGCTCACTTTATGATAATAACAAAGATTCCTTTGATTACCATTGGAATAATAACCGCAGTTTCAACTACGTTTGGTAGATGGATATGTGGGTGGATTTGTCCATTTGGTTTAGTTCAAGATTTGCTCTATAAAATACCCTCTATGAAGTTTAATCTTCCTAAGCATTTTGTTTATTTAAAGTATTTAATGCTTGTTTTAGGAGTAATACTGTTACCACTTATTTGGAAGGAACCTTATTTTTGTATGATTTGTCCAACTGGAACCTTAGAAGCTGGAATCTATTGGATAGCTGTCAGTTCTATGATACTCAATATGGCAGGTTCTTTCTTTCTTTTTAAACTTGCTCTTGGTTCAATGTTTCTTTATGGTTCGATCTTCATAAAAAGACCTTTTTGCAGATATATTTGTCCACTTGGAGCTCTATTTTCTATTTTCAACAAATTTAGTATAGTTGACTTCAAGGTAGACAAAGAAAAATGTATAGAGTGTAACTTGTGCAGAAAATCTTGTCCTGTTGATTATCCTATCTATAAAGATCCAAATTCTCCAACATGTCTAAGATGTCTTAACTGTGTAAAAGTTTGCAAAATTATAGATCTAAATTATCCTTCTTTTCTTTTTAAAGGTAAAGAAAGTATTTGTCTTAAAAAATAA
- a CDS encoding Mrp/NBP35 family ATP-binding protein, with amino-acid sequence MAIDEKKCEGCAHKSTCQTAQDPMDVKLTCNLSKIKRKIGVLSGKGGVGKTTVATNLAAELAKRGFKVGLLDADLHGPNVAKMLGAEGQRLFADSESKTIKPFIFPSLPNLKVVSMAFLLENPDQPVIWRGPLKHQAIKQFLAEIDWGELDFLIVDLPPGTGDEALSVAQLVKPMDGFVIVTTPQEVSLLDTRKSISFAKMMNVPVIGIVENMSGLICPHCGKEIEIFKKGGGENAAKELGVPFLGRIPIEPAVVEAGDKGTPIVISHPESKSTQSFKKITDEILEKLGK; translated from the coding sequence ATGGCAATTGATGAGAAAAAATGCGAAGGTTGTGCTCATAAAAGCACATGTCAAACAGCTCAAGACCCAATGGATGTTAAATTAACGTGTAATCTTTCAAAAATAAAACGCAAAATTGGAGTTTTGAGTGGTAAAGGTGGTGTTGGAAAAACAACAGTTGCAACAAATCTTGCTGCAGAACTAGCAAAAAGAGGATTTAAAGTAGGGCTTTTGGATGCTGATCTTCATGGTCCAAATGTTGCAAAAATGCTTGGAGCTGAAGGACAAAGGCTTTTTGCTGATTCAGAGAGTAAAACAATTAAGCCGTTTATTTTTCCTTCCTTACCAAATCTTAAAGTCGTTTCAATGGCTTTTCTTCTTGAAAATCCTGATCAACCCGTTATTTGGAGAGGACCTTTAAAACATCAAGCAATAAAGCAATTTCTTGCAGAAATTGACTGGGGAGAACTAGATTTTCTCATAGTTGATTTACCTCCAGGAACGGGAGATGAAGCTTTAAGTGTTGCTCAGCTTGTAAAACCAATGGATGGATTTGTAATTGTTACGACTCCACAGGAAGTTTCACTTCTTGATACAAGAAAATCAATAAGTTTTGCAAAAATGATGAATGTTCCTGTTATTGGAATTGTGGAAAATATGAGCGGGCTTATTTGTCCTCACTGCGGTAAAGAGATAGAGATATTCAAAAAAGGTGGTGGTGAAAATGCTGCAAAAGAGCTTGGTGTTCCATTTTTAGGTAGAATACCAATAGAACCTGCAGTTGTGGAAGCTGGAGATAAGGGAACTCCTATTGTGATATCTCATCCCGAAAGTAAATCTACTCAAAGTTTTAAAAAGATTACAGACGAAATTTTAGAAAAGCTTGGAAAATAA
- a CDS encoding inositol monophosphatase family protein, whose protein sequence is MSKVLETALEASKKAADILMQYFTKLKDSQIELKSKNDYVTEADKKSEMIIIETIKKSFPQHSIVAEESGLYSGDDWKWYIDPLDGTKNFIHGLPVFCISIGVEYKGELVAAVINAPALGEIFTAEKGSGAYCNGKKLQVSKRNFEEALIATGFPFRGKDFLDRYLLCFKEVFWKVSGIRRCGSAAIDLAYTAKGVFDGFWEMSLHLWDIAAGVLLIEEAGGKVSDFNGNKEYIKSGNIIGASQNTYSKLFEIVNRHLGDG, encoded by the coding sequence ATGAGTAAAGTTCTTGAAACAGCTTTGGAAGCTTCTAAAAAGGCAGCAGACATTTTAATGCAGTACTTTACAAAACTTAAAGACTCTCAAATAGAACTAAAGTCTAAAAACGATTATGTTACAGAAGCTGATAAAAAATCAGAGATGATAATTATTGAAACCATAAAGAAATCGTTTCCTCAACATTCTATAGTGGCAGAAGAAAGTGGTCTTTACTCAGGTGATGACTGGAAGTGGTACATTGATCCTCTTGATGGAACAAAAAACTTTATACACGGTCTTCCTGTTTTTTGTATTTCCATTGGAGTTGAGTATAAAGGAGAACTTGTAGCAGCTGTTATAAATGCACCCGCTCTTGGAGAAATATTTACGGCTGAAAAAGGAAGCGGTGCTTATTGTAATGGCAAGAAGTTACAAGTTAGTAAAAGGAATTTTGAAGAAGCTTTAATTGCTACAGGTTTTCCCTTTAGGGGAAAAGATTTTCTTGATAGATATCTTCTTTGCTTTAAAGAGGTTTTTTGGAAAGTTTCAGGTATTAGAAGATGTGGTTCTGCAGCAATTGATTTAGCTTATACTGCTAAAGGAGTATTTGATGGTTTTTGGGAAATGTCTCTTCATCTGTGGGATATAGCGGCTGGTGTTCTTCTTATTGAGGAAGCTGGAGGGAAGGTAAGTGACTTTAACGGCAATAAAGAATATATTAAAAGTGGAAACATTATAGGAGCGTCCCAAAATACTTACAGTAAACTTTTTGAGATAGTTAATAGACATTTGGGAGATGGTTGA
- a CDS encoding response regulator transcription factor, giving the protein MFRIAVVEDDISIGNLLKRILSKEGFYVKVYSTGEALINELFEYGKEYDLIILDVMLPGMNGVETCRFLRERKVKVPILMLTALSEEDDKVIGLDSGADDYVTKPFGVKELLARIRALLRRKETISGTQSKEIVFNGNFVEIEGKKIELTKKEIEVLKILFENKGTPVSKETLLLKVWESRDVSKRTIDVHIKHLRDKLGKFGNRIKTVWGVGYKFE; this is encoded by the coding sequence ATGTTTAGAATAGCAGTTGTTGAGGATGATATCTCAATAGGAAACTTACTAAAAAGAATTCTTTCAAAAGAAGGATTTTACGTAAAAGTTTACTCTACAGGAGAAGCTCTTATTAACGAATTATTCGAGTATGGAAAAGAATACGACTTAATCATCCTTGATGTAATGCTTCCTGGAATGAATGGAGTTGAAACTTGTAGATTCTTAAGAGAAAGAAAGGTTAAGGTACCTATCTTGATGCTTACAGCTCTTTCTGAAGAAGACGATAAAGTTATAGGCCTTGATAGTGGAGCTGATGATTACGTTACTAAACCCTTTGGAGTAAAGGAGCTCCTTGCAAGAATTCGAGCTTTATTAAGAAGAAAAGAAACTATATCAGGAACTCAAAGTAAGGAAATAGTCTTTAATGGTAATTTTGTGGAAATAGAAGGCAAGAAAATAGAACTAACAAAGAAAGAAATAGAGGTCCTTAAAATTCTCTTTGAAAATAAAGGTACTCCCGTTTCGAAAGAGACACTGCTTCTCAAAGTTTGGGAAAGTAGAGACGTTTCCAAAAGAACAATTGACGTTCATATAAAACACTTAAGAGATAAGTTAGGAAAGTTTGGAAATAGAATTAAGACTGTTTGGGGTGTTGGGTATAAGTTTGAGTAA
- a CDS encoding sensor histidine kinase produces MSKELLLKLQSTADGIFFIDNKGFLLGTYKKLWDLYPFAETISAFNEALKLGKSHFEIEEKERFYRVKILKLEENIFLVQVKDISCEKKLEKIKKDIVSTLSHELRTPITVIKGNAEYLLYYSDNSEKEIIEEILKKASQMLEILTGLNKLIAIEKSFREYNLKDLIINSLKDLVEKAEKKGLKVEIDLQDIVVPCEKILVEQMIRNLVDNAIKFTKKGKIEITLKRNNKEVVILIKDTGKGIKEELKKHIFEKYVKSPESNGQGIGLSIVKEIINYHNWKIDFQSEEEKGTTFSIKIPLS; encoded by the coding sequence TTGAGTAAAGAACTTCTTTTAAAACTTCAATCGACGGCAGATGGAATATTCTTTATAGACAATAAAGGATTTTTACTCGGAACTTATAAAAAACTTTGGGATTTATATCCATTTGCTGAAACAATTAGTGCCTTTAATGAAGCTCTTAAATTAGGTAAATCACATTTTGAAATAGAAGAAAAAGAAAGATTTTACAGAGTAAAAATATTAAAACTTGAAGAAAACATCTTTCTTGTACAAGTAAAAGATATAAGCTGCGAGAAAAAGTTAGAGAAAATAAAAAAGGATATAGTTTCCACGCTTTCACATGAGCTTCGTACTCCGATAACTGTAATAAAGGGAAATGCAGAATATCTACTTTATTATTCAGACAATTCAGAAAAAGAAATTATTGAAGAAATTTTAAAAAAAGCTTCCCAGATGTTAGAAATTTTAACAGGATTAAATAAGCTTATAGCTATAGAAAAGAGTTTTAGAGAGTACAACTTAAAGGATTTGATAATAAATTCCTTAAAAGATTTAGTAGAAAAAGCAGAAAAAAAGGGATTAAAAGTTGAGATAGATCTTCAAGATATAGTTGTTCCCTGTGAAAAGATACTGGTAGAACAAATGATTAGAAACTTAGTAGACAATGCAATAAAGTTTACTAAGAAGGGGAAAATAGAAATAACCTTAAAAAGAAACAACAAAGAAGTAGTTATCTTGATAAAAGATACAGGTAAAGGAATAAAAGAAGAATTGAAAAAACATATTTTCGAAAAATATGTAAAGTCTCCTGAAAGTAACGGACAAGGTATTGGCCTTTCCATCGTAAAAGAAATCATCAATTACCACAACTGGAAGATAGACTTCCAATCTGAAGAAGAAAAAGGAACAACATTTTCCATAAAAATTCCTCTCTCTTAA
- a CDS encoding phosphate-starvation-inducible PsiE family protein, with the protein MVSRIGNIAQIDFLGIAVRITLTALKFFLATALILSIIDLFIKTYRSYPHIDEIFENVIGGVFSIFILVELVKGITDFINIRRIRITTVIDFTIIFILRELTISLYQHEVKNLISFSIATLLLVICRVASIRFSPGNPFKLKLKQNEKEVQNV; encoded by the coding sequence ATGGTAAGTAGAATAGGCAACATTGCTCAGATTGATTTTCTTGGTATTGCTGTTAGAATCACCTTAACAGCTTTAAAGTTTTTCCTTGCTACAGCATTAATCCTTTCAATTATAGACCTTTTTATAAAAACGTATCGTAGTTATCCCCATATAGACGAAATCTTTGAAAATGTTATAGGAGGAGTTTTTTCAATCTTCATTCTTGTGGAGCTCGTTAAAGGAATTACAGATTTTATTAATATTAGAAGAATAAGAATAACAACAGTTATTGATTTTACCATTATTTTTATTCTTAGAGAGCTGACAATAAGTCTTTATCAGCACGAAGTTAAAAATCTTATCTCGTTTTCTATAGCAACTCTTTTATTAGTCATATGCAGAGTGGCTTCAATAAGATTTTCACCAGGAAATCCATTCAAATTAAAGCTTAAACAAAATGAGAAGGAGGTTCAAAATGTTTAA
- the pstS gene encoding phosphate ABC transporter substrate-binding protein PstS, translating into MFKTTRRKLMFIAAGLVSSVLIGSQQVNAGSNTINGAGATFPYPVYVKWAKEYKKATGIRVNYQGIGSGGGIRQITARVVDFGGSDKMLSPVELEKRKLYQFPAVIGSIVVVYNLPGVGDGELKLSNKAVSEIFMGKIKYWDNPLIRKDNPTIKLPHMRITVVHRSEGSGTTWNFTYWLSHICSDWKEKIGYGKVVNWPTGMGAKGNAGVSAYVRRIPGAIGYVEYAYKLQNHLKAAQLQTTAGNFIKPTEKTFKAAASHASMYWESHFYNRGNILLAAGENSWPLTVATMILLPKEKMENNKRVVDFFNWAFENGDRIASELGYVPLPESVKKEIRKYWKEVVFEE; encoded by the coding sequence ATGTTTAAGACAACCAGAAGAAAACTAATGTTTATCGCAGCGGGATTGGTTTCCAGTGTGCTTATAGGATCACAGCAGGTAAATGCTGGTTCTAATACGATTAACGGAGCTGGAGCCACATTTCCTTATCCTGTTTACGTGAAGTGGGCAAAAGAGTATAAAAAAGCAACAGGAATCAGGGTTAACTATCAAGGAATTGGTTCTGGAGGAGGAATCAGACAGATAACTGCAAGAGTAGTAGATTTTGGCGGTTCAGACAAGATGCTTTCCCCCGTAGAACTTGAAAAAAGAAAACTTTACCAGTTTCCTGCAGTGATAGGTTCTATCGTTGTGGTTTACAACCTCCCTGGAGTAGGTGATGGTGAATTGAAGCTTTCAAATAAGGCAGTTAGCGAGATTTTTATGGGCAAAATTAAATATTGGGATAATCCCTTGATAAGAAAAGACAATCCAACTATTAAGCTTCCTCATATGAGAATTACAGTAGTTCATAGGTCTGAAGGTTCAGGGACAACTTGGAACTTTACCTATTGGTTGAGCCACATTTGTTCAGATTGGAAAGAAAAAATTGGATATGGGAAGGTTGTTAACTGGCCTACAGGAATGGGAGCAAAGGGAAATGCAGGAGTGTCTGCTTACGTTCGCAGAATTCCAGGAGCTATCGGTTATGTAGAGTACGCCTACAAGCTTCAAAACCATCTTAAAGCAGCTCAGCTTCAAACCACTGCTGGGAACTTTATAAAACCTACAGAAAAAACCTTTAAGGCTGCTGCCTCCCATGCAAGTATGTATTGGGAATCCCATTTTTACAACAGGGGAAACATACTTCTTGCTGCTGGCGAAAATAGTTGGCCTTTAACAGTTGCTACTATGATTCTTCTTCCAAAAGAGAAGATGGAAAACAATAAGAGAGTGGTGGACTTTTTCAACTGGGCTTTTGAGAACGGAGATAGAATCGCTTCGGAACTTGGTTATGTTCCACTTCCAGAAAGTGTTAAGAAAGAAATCAGGAAATACTGGAAAGAAGTTGTTTTTGAAGAGTAA